A single window of Balaenoptera ricei isolate mBalRic1 chromosome 15, mBalRic1.hap2, whole genome shotgun sequence DNA harbors:
- the TMEM130 gene encoding transmembrane protein 130 isoform X2 — protein sequence MAPALWPRLGRILWLACLLPLAPARVAAGLYELHLTTDGPATTGAEVTITASLVADDNGSLVLPASTRLYRFRWIHTPLLLTGKTDEAFSSTIRVVGNVPGDFPVSVWVTAADCGMCQPVARSLLVLPITEFLVGNLVVTQNTSLPWPSSYLTKTVLKVSFLLHDPSNFFKTASFLYSWDFGDGTQMVTKDATVYYNYSIVGSFTVKVKVVAEWEQVTPDVGKGFLQKTGDFSASLKLQETLRGIQVLGPTLIQTFQKMIVTLNFLGSPPLNVCWRLKPECLPLGEGECHPVSVGSTAYNLTHIFRDPGDYCFSIQAENIISKTHQYHKIQVWPSSIQPAVFAFPCATLITMMLAFIMYMTLRNAAHQKDMVENPEPPTGVRCCCQMCCGPFLLETPSEYLEVVRENHGLLPPLYKSVKTYTV from the exons ATGGCCCCGGCCCTCTGGCCGCGCCTCGGCCGCATCCTCTGGCTGGCCTGCCTCCTGCCCTTGGCCCCGGCTAGGGTGGCTGCAG GCCTGTATGAACTTCACCTCACCACCGATGGCCCTGCCACCACGGGGGCAGAGGTGACCATCACGGCCAGCCTGGTGGCTGATGACAATGGCAGCCTGGTCCTGCCCGCCAGCACCCGCCTTTACCGCTTCCGCTGGATTCACACCCCACTGCTGCTCACGGGGAAGACAGATGAGGCTTTCAGCTCCACCATCCGCGTCGTGGGGAACGTGCCCGGGGACTTCCCAGTCTCCGTCTGGGTCACCGCCGCCGACTGCGGGATGTGCCAGCCTGTGGCCAGGAGTCTCCTCGtcctccccattacag AGTTCCTCGTGGGGAACCTCGTTGTCACCCAGAACACCTCCCTGCCCTGGCCCAGCTCCTACCTCACCAAGACAGTCCTTAAAGTTTCCTTCCTCCTCCACGACCCCAGCAACTTCTTCAAGACCGCCTCGTTTCTCTACAGCTGGGACTTCGGAGACGG CACCCAGATGGTGACCAAAGACGCTACGGTCTATTATAACTATTCCATCGTTGGATCCTTCACTGTGAAGGTCAAGGTCGTGGCGGAGTGGGAGCAGGTAACACCGGATGTTGGGAAGGGCTTTCTGCAGAAGACGGGTGACTTCTCTGCCTCGCTGAAGCTGCAGG AAACCCTTCGAGGCATCCAGGTCTTGGGGCCTACCCTAATTCAGACCTTCCAAAAGATGATAGTGACCTTGAACTTCCTGGGGAG CCCCCCTCTGAACGTGTGCTGGCGTCTTAAGCCCGAGTGCCTCCCGCTGGGGGAAGGGGAATGCCACCCTGTGTCAGTGGGCAGCACGGCTTACAACCTGACCCACATCTTCAGGGATCCTGGGGACTACTGCTTCAGCATCCAGGCCGAGAACATTATCAGCAAGACGCATCAGTACCACAAGATCCAGGTGTGGCCCTCCA GCATCCAGCCTGCTGTCTTTGCTTTCCCGTGTGCCACACTTATCACCATGATGCTGGCCTTCATCATGTACATGACCTTGCGGAATGCCGCTCATCAGAAGGACATGGTGGAG AACCCGGAGCCGCCCACTGGGGTCAGGTGCTGCTGCCAGATGTGCTGTGGGCCCTTCTTGCTGGAGACGCCATCCGAGTACCTGGAAGTTGTCCGCGAGAACCACGGGCTGCTGCCGCCCCTCTACAAGTCTGTCAAAACTTACACAGTGTGA
- the TMEM130 gene encoding transmembrane protein 130 isoform X1 — translation MAPALWPRLGRILWLACLLPLAPARVAAGLYELHLTTDGPATTGAEVTITASLVADDNGSLVLPASTRLYRFRWIHTPLLLTGKTDEAFSSTIRVVGNVPGDFPVSVWVTAADCGMCQPVARSLLVLPITEFLVGNLVVTQNTSLPWPSSYLTKTVLKVSFLLHDPSNFFKTASFLYSWDFGDGTQMVTKDATVYYNYSIVGSFTVKVKVVAEWEQVTPDVGKGFLQKTGDFSASLKLQETLRGIQVLGPTLIQTFQKMIVTLNFLGSPPLNVCWRLKPECLPLGEGECHPVSVGSTAYNLTHIFRDPGDYCFSIQAENIISKTHQYHKIQVWPSSIQPAVFAFPCATLITMMLAFIMYMTLRNAAHQKDMVEVADFDFSPMSDKNPEPPTGVRCCCQMCCGPFLLETPSEYLEVVRENHGLLPPLYKSVKTYTV, via the exons ATGGCCCCGGCCCTCTGGCCGCGCCTCGGCCGCATCCTCTGGCTGGCCTGCCTCCTGCCCTTGGCCCCGGCTAGGGTGGCTGCAG GCCTGTATGAACTTCACCTCACCACCGATGGCCCTGCCACCACGGGGGCAGAGGTGACCATCACGGCCAGCCTGGTGGCTGATGACAATGGCAGCCTGGTCCTGCCCGCCAGCACCCGCCTTTACCGCTTCCGCTGGATTCACACCCCACTGCTGCTCACGGGGAAGACAGATGAGGCTTTCAGCTCCACCATCCGCGTCGTGGGGAACGTGCCCGGGGACTTCCCAGTCTCCGTCTGGGTCACCGCCGCCGACTGCGGGATGTGCCAGCCTGTGGCCAGGAGTCTCCTCGtcctccccattacag AGTTCCTCGTGGGGAACCTCGTTGTCACCCAGAACACCTCCCTGCCCTGGCCCAGCTCCTACCTCACCAAGACAGTCCTTAAAGTTTCCTTCCTCCTCCACGACCCCAGCAACTTCTTCAAGACCGCCTCGTTTCTCTACAGCTGGGACTTCGGAGACGG CACCCAGATGGTGACCAAAGACGCTACGGTCTATTATAACTATTCCATCGTTGGATCCTTCACTGTGAAGGTCAAGGTCGTGGCGGAGTGGGAGCAGGTAACACCGGATGTTGGGAAGGGCTTTCTGCAGAAGACGGGTGACTTCTCTGCCTCGCTGAAGCTGCAGG AAACCCTTCGAGGCATCCAGGTCTTGGGGCCTACCCTAATTCAGACCTTCCAAAAGATGATAGTGACCTTGAACTTCCTGGGGAG CCCCCCTCTGAACGTGTGCTGGCGTCTTAAGCCCGAGTGCCTCCCGCTGGGGGAAGGGGAATGCCACCCTGTGTCAGTGGGCAGCACGGCTTACAACCTGACCCACATCTTCAGGGATCCTGGGGACTACTGCTTCAGCATCCAGGCCGAGAACATTATCAGCAAGACGCATCAGTACCACAAGATCCAGGTGTGGCCCTCCA GCATCCAGCCTGCTGTCTTTGCTTTCCCGTGTGCCACACTTATCACCATGATGCTGGCCTTCATCATGTACATGACCTTGCGGAATGCCGCTCATCAGAAGGACATGGTGGAG GTGGCTGATTTTGACTTTTCCCCCATGTCTGACAAGAACCCGGAGCCGCCCACTGGGGTCAGGTGCTGCTGCCAGATGTGCTGTGGGCCCTTCTTGCTGGAGACGCCATCCGAGTACCTGGAAGTTGTCCGCGAGAACCACGGGCTGCTGCCGCCCCTCTACAAGTCTGTCAAAACTTACACAGTGTGA
- the TMEM130 gene encoding transmembrane protein 130 isoform X3, giving the protein MAPALWPRLGRILWLACLLPLAPARVAAGLYELHLTTDGPATTGAEVTITASLVADDNGSLVLPASTRLYRFRWIHTPLLLTGKTDEAFSSTIRVVGNVPGDFPVSVWVTAADCGMCQPVARSLLVLPITEFLVGNLVVTQNTSLPWPSSYLTKTVLKVSFLLHDPSNFFKTASFLYSWDFGDGTQMVTKDATVYYNYSIVGSFTVKVKVVAEWEQVTPDVGKGFLQKTGDFSASLKLQETLRGIQVLGPTLIQTFQKMIVTLNFLGSPPLNVCWRLKPECLPLGEGECHPVSVGSTAYNLTHIFRDPGDYCFSIQAENIISKTHQYHKIQVWPSSIQPAVFAFPCATLITMMLAFIMYMTLRNAAHQKDMVEPCP; this is encoded by the exons ATGGCCCCGGCCCTCTGGCCGCGCCTCGGCCGCATCCTCTGGCTGGCCTGCCTCCTGCCCTTGGCCCCGGCTAGGGTGGCTGCAG GCCTGTATGAACTTCACCTCACCACCGATGGCCCTGCCACCACGGGGGCAGAGGTGACCATCACGGCCAGCCTGGTGGCTGATGACAATGGCAGCCTGGTCCTGCCCGCCAGCACCCGCCTTTACCGCTTCCGCTGGATTCACACCCCACTGCTGCTCACGGGGAAGACAGATGAGGCTTTCAGCTCCACCATCCGCGTCGTGGGGAACGTGCCCGGGGACTTCCCAGTCTCCGTCTGGGTCACCGCCGCCGACTGCGGGATGTGCCAGCCTGTGGCCAGGAGTCTCCTCGtcctccccattacag AGTTCCTCGTGGGGAACCTCGTTGTCACCCAGAACACCTCCCTGCCCTGGCCCAGCTCCTACCTCACCAAGACAGTCCTTAAAGTTTCCTTCCTCCTCCACGACCCCAGCAACTTCTTCAAGACCGCCTCGTTTCTCTACAGCTGGGACTTCGGAGACGG CACCCAGATGGTGACCAAAGACGCTACGGTCTATTATAACTATTCCATCGTTGGATCCTTCACTGTGAAGGTCAAGGTCGTGGCGGAGTGGGAGCAGGTAACACCGGATGTTGGGAAGGGCTTTCTGCAGAAGACGGGTGACTTCTCTGCCTCGCTGAAGCTGCAGG AAACCCTTCGAGGCATCCAGGTCTTGGGGCCTACCCTAATTCAGACCTTCCAAAAGATGATAGTGACCTTGAACTTCCTGGGGAG CCCCCCTCTGAACGTGTGCTGGCGTCTTAAGCCCGAGTGCCTCCCGCTGGGGGAAGGGGAATGCCACCCTGTGTCAGTGGGCAGCACGGCTTACAACCTGACCCACATCTTCAGGGATCCTGGGGACTACTGCTTCAGCATCCAGGCCGAGAACATTATCAGCAAGACGCATCAGTACCACAAGATCCAGGTGTGGCCCTCCA GCATCCAGCCTGCTGTCTTTGCTTTCCCGTGTGCCACACTTATCACCATGATGCTGGCCTTCATCATGTACATGACCTTGCGGAATGCCGCTCATCAGAAGGACATGGTGGAG CCGTGCCCGTGA